The following coding sequences are from one Octopus bimaculoides isolate UCB-OBI-ISO-001 chromosome 3, ASM119413v2, whole genome shotgun sequence window:
- the LOC106880937 gene encoding outer dynein arm-docking complex subunit 4 produces MLGNRTKNRRDKDDDSEVDSESIVIPVTFESRRDDGFHFMHVGQYKKAIESFTKALELNEGDKQCLVTRSKCSLQLGDAQNALKDAEMALLQGNDFIPAILRKAEALYQLGDFETALVYFHRGNKLRPELQEFLLGISKAQEAINNSIGSGNLAKFTKHICEKFLTSGGRIKFPVQLCSREIICQKNKKPHREGYRKMIQKVEEKKTRQRKVPSGDPNVTKKLLEELHIDKEYLEHLLLDKTLTNSKIDFNDETIRNLIIDELEYLDTRMNFWQQQKPLYSHRRKTTAKSAILRSGSKDILNRLEEVDDLLLQGNFRRALEKAKGTLKIVEACPSSKVPEKNLFIANLHSCIGNAYMELGEFQLAENHHIKDQSISEENKQDNGRAVDNLGRTYARWGKNREAIKIWETKLNSDLKGVEKTWLYHEIGHCYLELKDYVEALNYGQMSLAVAEEIEDEDWEMNAALLCAQSFACDKKVSSAVQHYQKVINIAQKQGRVEVEGRIRKVMQELEFSESEGEEKLQKTSNGENEQNHEEKPSSDNGDYEDEFEEPSSENGNGKEHNETDDYNTEESEAGTPTNNDGTNKDS; encoded by the exons ATGCTTGGAAATCGCACGAAAAACAGACGAGACAAAGATGACGACAGCGAAGTGGATAGCGAATCGATTGTAATTCCAGTGACGTTCGAATCTCGAAGAGATGATGGGTTCCATTTCATGCATGTCGGTCAATACAAGAAAGCTATCGAGAGTTTCACTAAG gCTCTGGAATTGAATGAAGGTGATAAACAGTGTCTGGTAACAAGATCCAAATGCAGCTTACAACTTGGGGATGCCCAGAATGCCTTGAAAGATGCTGAAATGGCACTGTTGCAAGGAAACGATTTTATTcct GCCATACTTCGGAAAGCTGAAGCACTTTACCAGTTGGGAGATTTTGAAACAGCTCTTGTGTACTTCCACCGTGGGAATAAACTCAGACCAGAATTACAAGAGTTTCTTCTTGGTATTAGCAAGGCACAAGAAGCCATCAATAACAGTATTGGAA gtggcaatCTGGCTAAATTCACCAAACATATCTGTGAAAAATTCTTAACATCAGGTGGCAGGATAAAATTCCCAGTTCAACTGTGTTCAAGAGAGATAATATGTCAA aaaaataagaaacctCACAGGGAAGGATATCGTAAAATGATACAGAAAGTTGAAGAAAAGAAGACTCGGCAGAGGAAAGTACCTTCTGGAGACCCAAATGTTACAAAGAAATTGCTGGAAGAACTACATATTGACAAAGAATATCTGGAACATTTGCTTTTAGACAAAA CTTTGACAAATTCAAAGATAGATTTCAATGATGAGACAATTCGCAACTTAATAATAGATGAGCTTGAATACCTTGATACACGTATGAATTTTTGGCAGCAACAGAAACCTTTGTATTCTCATAGAAGGAAGACTACAGCCAAGAGTGCAATCCTCCGCAGTGGCAGCAAAGACATTCTCAACCGTCTGGAAGAAGTAGACGACC TTCTACTTCAAGGAAACTTCAGAAGGGCTTTGGAGAAAGCGAAAGGTACTCTCAAAATAGTCGAAGCCTGTCCTTCCAGTAAAGTacctgaaaaaaatttgtttattgcTAATCTTCACAGTTGCATTGGTAATGCTTACATGGAACTTGGTGAGTTCCAACTTGCAGAGAATCATCACATTAAAGATCAATCTATATCAGAGGAAAA TAAACAAGACAACGGGCGAGCTGTAGACAATCTTGGCAGAACATATGCAAGATGGGGAAAAAACAGAGAAGCCATTAAAAT TTGGGAGACCAAACTTAATTCTGACTTGAAAGGTGTTGAAAAAACATGGCTGTATCATGAAATTGGGCATTGTTATTTGGAACTAAAAGACTATGTGGAAGCACTCAACTATGGCCAGATGTCACTGGCTGTTGCTGAAGAAATTGAAGATGAAGACTGGGAAATGAATGCTGCTCTACTTTGTGCTCAAAGTTTcg cATGTGATAAAAAAGTAAGCAGTGCTGTACAACATTACCAGAAAGTTATTAACATTGCACAGAAACAAGGCAGAGTTGAAGTTGAAGGCAGAATCAGGAAAGTGATGCAAGAATTGGAGTTCAGTGAATctgaaggagaagaaaaactTCAAAAAACTTCTAATGGTGAGAATGAGCAGAATCATGAAGAAAAACCAAGCTCTGACAATG gaGACTATGAAGATGAGTTTGAGGAACCAAGTTCTGAAAATGGTAATGGTAAAGAACATAATGAAACAG ATGATTACAACACTGAAGAATCTGAAGCAGGAACTCCCACTAACAATGATGGCACTAATAAAG ACTCCTAA